Within the Salvia hispanica cultivar TCC Black 2014 chromosome 4, UniMelb_Shisp_WGS_1.0, whole genome shotgun sequence genome, the region agtggaaaatgagtctCATCTTATTAGAAgacatttaaaactaaaaagtgtatattcttgtgagaCAGAAGAAGAAGTacattttttatgcaatttctCATTCAGCAATAATTTATCATAAGCGGTTTGAACCTTTTGAcatcttaattaaatatgtgtaTAGATTTCTAAAgttactttatttatgtttttggaattgaatttaaattgtgCTTGGTTGATTTCTAAAGTTGCGTTATTAGGTTTTTGGAATTGTACATTTAAATTGGTTTgtatatttgtgatttttaatcctttaataatttaataatatctgattttaagtaattaattcaaaatatgaattcaCAATGATGAAATTAGTCGAGTCGCGTGCGCACGGGTGTGATACCAGTGAATACTAATGTACACCATTCCCCAAGCAGCCAACGACAATGTGCATTGgcattaattatgaaaatgaaaatcaaagcGACATAATATTTTGATCAATCATCAGAACGCATTCATGAGTTTGGAAAAAAAACCAATATATTGTTAGTATAAGCCcatactataattaataatagtaataatcaCCCAACAAAAATTAACAAGAGAGAAATACATACATTTTCTGCATCTCATAAATTCCTAGCACTGTGAAAATGTCTCTGTTTCCAGAGTCACACCGTCGTGAGTGTGACGAGGAAGatgcaatttattcattaCTATATATTTCCAAAGAAAAATGTTACTCATCCACCCTAGATGACTCGAACATCCGATCTAATGGATGGATGAAAAAACGTGTTACCAAGTGAGTTGCGCTTCATCGTCTGATATATTCGTTAATTTCCCCATCATTTTGTTGTGTCTGGATTCTCCCAGcaaataaaaatggtaaattgcTTACataccttttcttttttgttagATGGTTCATGTGGCAGTAATAATTGTTACTCCATATGCAATAGctttattaataaaactaaaacaatgCCTTAAATGTTGACAAATCGACAATCCTTCCTAATCTCTCCCTGATCCCCAGTGAGAGGATTATTCTCGGACAAAATGAGGAAAGCCTTGGCGAACTGATCACGGAAATATCCATTATCCGCAGCCATCTTCTCCACAAACGGGCGAGTTTTTGGATCCGAAACCAACTGCTGGTCCACCACCAACAGCCCCTTGTGCTTCAGTACGTTCTTGTAGTAATTGTTGTCCAGCACCATCGGCGTTTCCGGGTCATTTCTCGAGTAAAACACTCCGTTCGGATCCGGGTGCGGTGACGGGCACCGCTTCTTCAGGTACTCCGCGTAGGCCGGGTCGAGGGTCGGGTCGACGCTCGGGTAGAGCCTGTGGACGAGGTTGACGCAGTGGACCCGGCCGACCGAGTGGGCGCCTAGCAGAGCAACTGCTCCTTCGGTGTCGATGCCCATGGCTTGGAAGGTGGAAAGGACTGCTGAAACGGTGTCATTGTGGTTGGGGATGGAGCTGTCTACTTGTGCTGCGTAGCTCTGCTTGCTGTCTCTTCTGCCGGTCTTCATCGCTACAAATGGCCCTCCCAGCATGAGCGCTCCGTCTCTCGCGGAGAGAGCCACGATATCAGCGCACGAGACGGTGCCCGGGCACTCCTTCTCCAGGCCGGCTTTGATCTTTTCAATGTACTTGAAGTTTCTCATCCCGAAACTCCTCGACGTTGCCTTCTCCGATTTTATGCCGTTTGCAGCCTCCAACAGCAGCGATGCGTCGCATGACtgttgtttttatatataggTGTGCGATCAATgcataactaattttaaacgCAGAACGCAGAACGTAAAAGATACTACTAGATCTTTATAAGAGAACACCTGAGTTATTTTTAGATCGTTTAATTAATCTTAAAATCTGAATTTCCTATAATGAACTTAACACGAAGTAAAATGATCTTAGGTGTTCTgatcttttattttgtgttctGGGGGTGCATTGAGTTTAGCGCGAAATGGCTGAGTGTGTGTACCTTAACAGCGCAATCGTGGAAGAGATTTCGGATCCAGGAAATGGCGGTGTTTCCGTGCTCGTGATAAAGGGCGGTGACTTGCTCCTTTACTATTTCTTCTGCTCTCGGGCAGCTCTCT harbors:
- the LOC125219871 gene encoding peroxidase 21-like translates to MHLLNYNFVTREHHHFIFLRKPKMASAFIFLLIPLLFQFHSGECEAAIRRNYYSESCPRAEEIVKEQVTALYHEHGNTAISWIRNLFHDCAVKSCDASLLLEAANGIKSEKATSRSFGMRNFKYIEKIKAGLEKECPGTVSCADIVALSARDGALMLGGPFVAMKTGRRDSKQSYAAQVDSSIPNHNDTVSAVLSTFQAMGIDTEGAVALLGAHSVGRVHCVNLVHRLYPSVDPTLDPAYAEYLKKRCPSPHPDPNGVFYSRNDPETPMVLDNNYYKNVLKHKGLLVVDQQLVSDPKTRPFVEKMAADNGYFRDQFAKAFLILSENNPLTGDQGEIRKDCRFVNI